The Alphaproteobacteria bacterium HT1-32 DNA segment GAATTCATGGCTGCTCATAATGAATGGATCGCCAAAGGATTTGCTGACGGGGTATTTTTGGGCGTCGGGTCGATCCAGCCCGCTGCGGGCGGGGCGATCTTTTCTCATGGAGAGACACGCGAACTCCACGAAACCCGCATCCAGTCCGATCCTTTCGTGGCTGAAGGGGTGGTAACCGCTGAAATCCATGAGATTGATCTTAAACGTACGCATCCTGCACTGGAGTTTCTGAAGGCTCCGGAGTAACTTCGACGAAGACTCTCACGCAGTTTCATCAGATATCCCGACAACAGCAGAACCGGCCGCTATTAAATTTCCTTCACGAAACGACGGAGTTTGGATAGGATTTTTCCATGAAAATCCTGTCGTCGCTTGCTGTCATTGTTTCAGTTGGCCTGATGATCTCCGGCGCAACCGTGCTGGCCGGGTTTGATGAAGGTGAAATTGCCTACAACAAACGGGACTATAAAACCGCGCTGACAGAATGGCAGCCTCTTGCCGAATCCGGCAATCCGGAAGCTCAGTACAAGATCGGCATGATGTATCGGCGTGGTCTCGGCGTAAAACCGGACTTTCATCAGTCTGCTGAATGGTTACTGAAGGCTGCCCGGAAGGGCCATGGTCTGGCTCAGGCCCGGCTGTCACGCCTGTTGCAGGACGGCAAGGGCATCCCGCAAGATGTCATTGAAGCCTACAAATGGCTGACACTGGCAGTAAGAAACGAAAACCCGGCGCTGGAGCCTGTCTTGCTGGAAATGCGCAGCCGACTGACCGAAGCGGAGATTCAGGAGGCAGAGTTCCGTGCCGACCGGTGGAAGCCGGAACAGTAACGATCTGTATCTGCCGGCAGATCAGAACAGATAGCCGTAGCGGATCCCGAAATTATCCAGACCTTCATTGGCATCACAAAGTTTCGCATTGGAAATGTGATCGAGGTGAAGCTGGACGTTGTGGTGTTCGTTGAACCGGTAACCGAGGAAAAAGCTTTCCCGGAACAGAAGCCGGCAACCAAGTTCCTTGCGATCCGTTTCCAACGTCCGGGTTTTACCGTCATGCACGGCACCGCCCCAGCTGAAGCCACCGAAGGTGCCTTCCCAGATATCCCATTCGTAAGTGATACCAAAATAGGCCTGACTGGTATCACCCTCGCTGTTGACGGTAACGCCGAGATGCGGACGCGGTGACCAGATATATTCAAAGAAAGACGGTGACTGGAACAGCACTTCAAAGTTGCCGTCGATACCGCCTTCCTTACTGCTGCCAAACGGCCCCGTATCATGCCAGAACGCACCAAGGCGGATTTCAGAAACGATATCGTTGAATTTAAGCTCGTCGCCATCCGACATTGATGCCGTACTGGCGGTCTGTGGTATGGAGGGTGGCGTTGATGCCGCTGCGGAAGTGACAGCGGGCTGAACGACCTGCGGCTGCTGCACAACCGGCACTGCGGGGGCGCGTCTCGCAGACCGGTCAAACGGATGGGCCTGATTGAGGAACACGCGCATGTCATACATCTGGGCTGACTGTGCTCCGGAAGACCAGAGTACCAGCCCTGAAACCAAACCTGCTGCTAGCGCCTTAAATCTGCTCACCATATTCCCCCATCCCTGTAGCCATCGGCCGCAATGCTAACCAAAGGTCTGGTGACCCCTGCAGGACTCGAACCTGCAACATCCTGCTTAGAAGGCAGGTGCTCTATCCAGTTGAGCTAAGGGGCCCGCTTTGCCGCAACCGGATTATTCGCCGCTTCCTTGTCCCAGGCGAGCCTGCGACCATAGCTGAAATTGTCAGCATAAGCCTTGATTCGGTTCTTGCGTTCCTTCGGCGCGAGAACGACGAAATCAATGTCGTTCCGCTTCGCATATTCGACAGCTTCTTCCTGACTGTCGAATTTCACCCTGATCTGTTCACTCGTCTTGCCGCCACCGGCCCACCCCATAAGAGGATCGTTCTGCTTACGCGCATCCGACATGAATTCCAGCACCCATTTGCGGGTATTGTTCATACCGGACTGCATGGCGTTTTTCACCGGGCGATAAATCCGAGCCTTCATCAAAAGCATCCATAGTTCCATGACCAGCCCCCTCGGCTGATCCTTCCCGGCCATAGCGATACACCAGAATGTCCGGCCTTGTCGAGGCTGACATCCTTCTGATTATCCGGGACAAGTGAAGAAATGGTCGGGGAGACAGGATTTGAACCTGCGACCCTCTGGTCCCAAACCAGATGCGCTACCAGGCTGCGCTACTCCCCGACTGGCTGATCTTCTATGGTTTCCGAAGAACGATGGCAAGCGTACAAACCGGATGCCTGTCATCATTTCTTGTGCGGAAACAGATTTCCGGCTGCAAAGCGCCCTGTACCGGGCCAGATCCGCCCCCAGAAAGATGGCCGGTTAACGGCCTGCGCAGCCAGAACCATGACCAGCGGCAGAAAGACCAGAGCGTGACGGTAGTTCTCGCAGCAGGCCAGCAGAACGCTGGCGAACAGAGCTGGTAATACGGCAACCGCCAGCAGCAGATTGCCGGCCGAAATATGACCGGCGATTCTATCCACAGAAAGGCTGCGGATATTTCTTGCTGTGCGCCAGAGAGCCCCGAACCCATAAACGAAGATCAGCCAGTGACCGAGGTAAAAGAACGGGATGACCAGCAGGCTTCCCGCAAACAGGATTGCCGGCGTCTCGAACGACAGTCGGTTCAGCAGCGTATAGGATATTGCCCCGTTTTCGAGCCAGTGGTTCTTCAGTGTTCTGACCGCGCGGCGGATGAAATAGAGCGGCCGTTCAATCAGGGTATCGAACATGACAAACTGACTGACTTTGCCGTATTCGATACTGATTTCCGTTGCGCGCCAGGAAACCGGTCCGGCCCAGAGCCAGGGACGGTTCGCTGCATTCGCCAGGTCACGTTCCAGTATCTGCTGGAGATGCCGGTCAGGATGGTCTCTGAAATAGTCTGACAGGCCCGCATAATCCGGCTGCAGTTCGCCATTTATCCGGCGATACATGCAGGTACCGTACCATGACGGAATATTCAGATTGGTATGCACCCCGCGATTACGAGCTTCGTTGTAGCACCAGAGCCACCAGTCCGGGTAGCCGCGCCGCTGTGCCATCAGATAGGCGCCGCGTTCCTGACCACTGGGGTCTTTCAGGCCGGAGGCATAGGCCTGCATGATATTCTGGCCGACGCCGGAGGACATTGACCAAAGACCATGCTGCTGCACGTTCTTCCCGACAATCAGACCGATCACAAACAGTGGCAGGACAAGCGCCGGCAAGGAGCACCGCCATACACCGGTCTGCAGCCAGATAAGCAGTCCGGCAACCAGCGTCGCCGGGACAACGACCAGCGGTCCAAAATTGAAACTGGTGATCACCACGGCGGCAGTCAGCCCGACAAACAGACTGCGGATAATGGTGGGCCGGGAGGTAAAAGCCAGCAAGGCAAACGCAAACAAAGCCACCAGCATCGGATTCATCGCATCCCAGCCAGCACCCAGAGTTGCCGTTTCCATGAGGATATACCGGCACGATATGAGGACGGCAGCAGAGATCGCAATCAGGCGCCCTGCCCCCAGTTGACGCGCCAGCAGGCAGGCCAGCCCAGCCGCAACAGAATCGAAGACTGCTGCACTCGTCAGCTTCGCTACAATCACCTGTGATGGTCCGAACCAGCGTTCGATGAGAGCATCCCGGATAACCGCAAGTGGTGGTTCCGTATGATTATAAAGCAGATAGGACCAGAAATGGTCCCGCAACGCGATGCGGTAAAGTTCCGGATGATCGGTGCCGGCGGAGAGGGAAACTGCGAAGGGTGAATCTTCCAGACCTAACCAGACAGCCGTCAGCCATCGGGCCATCAGCCCGAGAATAACAATACCGAGAAACAACAGGTAATCCCGAGGCGGGATAGCCCTGATCAGGCGGTCTGTCGCCATGCAGCACCGGTAAAAACCCGGCCCGGGCCGGTGAATGATGGGGCTGGCTGACCCCACGTCACCCAGATCAGGCTGTCATACCCGTTTCAGAAGAACTGGCAAGACCGGATCGCATCATTTGTCGGTAAACATGGGATGTTCAACAAGATCACCCACCCTGATTCCCAGCCGCTCAACAGTTCCGCCATTCAGCTCCAGCACAGCCCTGACCCGGCCATTCGAGGGAATGATATTCTCTGACTGTGGCTGGGTTCGTTGCTGGATATGGTGAATTGTTCCGTCATTGCGGATGAACAGCATGTCCAGCGGGAGATATGTGTTCTTCATCCACATCGCCTGACGGGCCACCCGCCCGAAATCGAACAGCATACCGGCATCAGGAGCCATCGATTCGCGGAACATCAGCCCCCGGCTGCGTTCCGCCGCTGTCCGGGCCAGTTCCACGGTAAAACTGTGGGTCTTGTCACCGCTGCGAATCGAGAGTGATGATGTCTCGAAGGCTGCGGCCGTCTGCACCAGGGTCAGAACCAGTATGACCGCAAGCGACATCGCGATTCCGGCAAACCGGCGTTCAGCGTAACAGTTCATTGATAATCTCCGTGATTTCAGACCGGACCGGACCATGGTTATCCGCATCCCGTAACCTGTCCAGCCAATGATCTGGCGGATCGCCGAGCCCCAGCTTTTGCCAGGTCAGTGAACGAAGCACGGCCTGCGCCGGCTCTGCCAGCCGATCCGGAATATCGTGGCCGTTCAGAGTTGCCCAGACGCCCGCCCAGGCCCGGGCGACCGACCATGGGTTATAGCCGCCGCCACCCAGAACCAGCAGACGCGGTGCCCGCCCCATCATCTGAGACACGACATTCCAGTGTGCGTTATTTGACAGTTTCATACGCGACTGCGGATCGTCTGCCAGACCATCGACGCCACATTGCAAAACGATCGCTTCCGGTGAGAAGTCATCACAGAGCGGCAGAACAGCGCCTTCGATCAGGGTCTGGAATTCAGTGTCATTCAGTTCTGCCGGCACAGCTGCATTGCGGGCCATTCCCCCTGCCCGGTCTGATACCGGACCGCTACGCGGCCAGCGATTCGCTTCATGAATCGAGAAGGTGAATACCCGGTCATCATCGGCAAAGGCATCCTGTACCCCGTCACCGTGATGGGCATCAATATCCAGATAAAAAATCCGTTCCAGCCCGTCATCCAGCATTTGCAGGATCGCCAGCACCGGGTCATTGAAATAGCAGAACCCGCTCGCCCGGTCCGGTCGGCCGTGATGCGTGCCACCGGCCAGACTATGCACCACCCCGCCCCGGCGCAGCATTTGTGCCGCCAGAATACCGGCACCGCAGGATGTCGCCGGTCGCCGGAATACCTCGGGATAGATCGGATTGCCGAACCGACCGATATGATAACGCTCCGCCAGTTCCTCCGGCAGTGACTGTTCGGCTTCGGCCCGCATCACCGCTGCGATATAATCGGGGTGATGGAACCGGGCCAGTTGCTGCGGCGTCGCCCGGGGGCTGTCGACGTACTGATCCGGCGCAATCCAACCCGCGGCATGACACAGATCAAGCGCCGCCGAGACCCGGGCAATACCCAGCGGATGCTTGCTGCCATAGGACGAGTTTCGGTAAATCTCGCTGGCGATCAGTACCGGACGGGCTGCGGCATCAGCCCCCGCTGCTTGCGGTAACATGGTTTCAGACTGCTTCATTCAACCCAGATGGGGACTGGCCGGCTTGCGGAAAAGCAACAAGATCAGGTTGCCGGTGTATCCGGTGCAATTGACCGGGCAATACTGGCATCCAGTGCCTCATAGTCATTCAGGCCGATAGTTTCATAAAGCTCTGCCCGGCTTTGCATCCGGTCCAGTGCAGGTTCAGTTCCGTCGGCCTGTTTCAGCCCACCGTAAAGCTGCTGCATCGCCTTGGCGGCAACGCGCAGCGAGGAAACCGGCCAGATGACAATCTGATAACCCATGGCTTCAAATTCTGCCCCGGTCATATAAGGGGTACGCCCGAATTCTGTCATGTTGGCCAGCAACGGTGTTCCCGGCATGGCATCGGCAAATGCCCTGAAAGCCTCGCGTGTTCCCAGAGCTTCCGGAAAGATGATGTCAGCGCCCGCTTCGACATAAAGCCGGGCACGGCGAACGGCCTCATCAAAACTTTCAGCCGCAGCATCCGTGCGGGCGATAATCCGCAAATCGGTCCGGGCACGAACGGCGGCAGAAACCTTCGCTGCCATTTCCTCGGCACTGGCGAGTCGTTTGTCATTCAGATGACCGCATTTCTTTGGCAGGATCTGGTCTTCAATCTGAACCGCCGCCGCCCCCGCAGACTCCAGCTCGCGCACCAGCCGCATGGCGTTCAGGGCCTCGCCATATCCGGTATCACCATCGACAATGATCGGCAGGTCGGTTGCCCTGTGAATCTGCCGGGTCGCCGCACAAAGCTCTTCCATGGTCAGGATACCGAGGTCAGGCAGGCCCATGCTGGCCGTTACAGCCGCACCAGAGAGGTAAAGGCAGTCAAACCCGGCTTCCTGTGCCAGCAGGCCGGCCATAGCGTTATGGGCGCCCGGAGCGCGCAGAATACCCGGCTTTTGTAATAACTCGGCCAGTTGGTCACCGGGACGCTTGGTTGATGCTGGTCGGTCAAGCCAGGTGTTCATGGGAAGGTTCCTTTCATGGATACAGAACGGGCAGCCACGTTGCACCGTCCGCTGCCTGCGGTTAATCTCTGCCCACAGTCATCACGGAGTGCATCATGTCGATCAAGTCTATTCTGGTCCATATCGCGGACGATGAAGATCATCTCGCAAGGTTTAAAGCCGCCAAGGGGCTGGCTGCCTGCTTTGATGCCCATCTCACCGCGCTCTATGTGACCAGCCCGGTGCATTTCAAGGCGGCTATGGTCGGGCGAGGTGCGTCAGTTGGTTATGAGCGTGAGAAAGTCGCTTTTGCCGAGCGCAAGATGAAAGAGATCGAGAACGAATTCAGAGAATATCTCGACAGTAACGACATTGACCTGGAATGGGTGGTCAATGACGGTGAGCATCTGGAGCGTCTGACCTATCATGCCTGCTTCAACGATCTCGCGATCGTCAGCCAGACAGAAGAAACCACACTTGAGGAAATCATCGCCCACAGCCTGCCCGATCAGCTGGCACTTCATTCTCCCTGCCCGACACTGGTTTTGCCGCATGGCTGGGACAAGGGCGGTCTTCCCGAACGTGTTGTCATCGGCTGGAAACCCAGCCCTGCCGCCAACCGGGCACTTCGCGGTGCCATGCCCTTCCTGAAACAGGCCAAGGGTGTCCGCGTCGTTACCGTATCCGAACGCGGCAAGGCAGACGCCCATGACAAATCAGTCATGATGCATCTGGAGCGCCATGGAATTCAGGCGGAACTGGTGCACGAAACCGGCATTGACCGTAAGGCCGGACATATTCTGCTCGATCAGGCGGCATCATATCAGGCAGAGATGGTGGTCATGGGTGGGTTCAGTCATTCACGACTGCACGATCTGGTTGTTGGCTCTGCCACCTCACATGTCCTGCACTATGCGGAAGTGCCGCTGCTGATGGCGCACTAGATCAGCGAATACTGATACGGAAGAAATAAAAACCCCGCAGGCTGCGATGCCTGCGGGGTTTTTTCATGGCCTGTTATCAGGCCGCGGTCAGTTAGAAGAAGACCAGCGTTACCAGTCCGAAGACCGGCACCAGGAAGATCAGCGACCAGCCCATATAGCCGAAGAAGCTTGGCATCTTGATACCCCTGTCTTCAGCAATGGACCGCACCATGAAGTTCGGTGCGTTGCCGATATAGGTGTTCGCCCCCATGAAAACGGCACCCGCAGATATCGCCAGCAGGGTCTGGCTCATCGGCCCCATCAGCTGCTGTGCATCACCGCCTGCCGTATTGAAGAAGACGACATAGGTCGGCGCATTATCAAGGAAGCTGGAGAGCACACCCGTCAGCCAGAAATAGGCAACATTCACCGGTTCCCCGGCATCATTGGTGACCAGCGAAATCACATCGGACAAGGCGCCGTCCCGGCCTGCTTTCAGAATGGCAATCGCCGGTATCATGGTCAGGAAAATACCGATGAACAGCTTACCGACCTCCACGATCGGGAACCAGCTGAAGCCATTGGCTTCCCGGCTTTCCCGGCTGGTAATCACCCAGGAGGCAACCGCAATAGCAAGCAGCAGCAGGTCCCGCAGGATATTCTGAAGCTCAACCGGGGTGTGGTAGATGGAAATCGAAATGCCAGGCTTCCAGGAACCACTCATCAGCACCGCAGCGACAATGCCGCCCAGCAGCAGGATATTGAAGCCACCCTCGATACCGAATTTCTCTCCCTCACCCGGTGCAGACGCATCTGCCGGCGGTGTGCTTTCCTTGCGATAAAGATAGCTGTCCAGAAGGAAGAAGACGACCAGCAGAATCGCGCTGACGAACAGCATCGGCAGGAACATATGCGTGGTCGGCCAGAAGAATGAGACCCCCTTCAGGAAGCCCAGAAACAGCGGCGGATCACCAAGCGGGGTCAGGGAGCCGCCGATATTCGCGACCAGAAAGATAAAGAAGACAACCACATGCACATTATGTTCGCGATTTTCATTCGCCCGCAGCAAAGGGCGAATCAGCAACATTGCAGCCCCGGTCGTTCCCATCCAGCTCGCGATCAGCGTACCGAACGCCAGAATCCCGGTGTTCACTACCGGAGAGCCGACCAGTGAGCCTTTCAGGCGTACGCCCCCTGCCACCGTGAACAGCGACAGCAACAGAATGATGAACGGGATATATTCAAGGAACAGGGTATGAATGATCTCGAACAGGGCGATATCAAATCCGTACACCAGCGCAAAGGGTCCGAGGAAAGCCAGCGCCCAGAATCCGGAAATCTTGCCGAAATTATCATGCCAGAAATGTGGTGCTGCCAGCGGGAAGACGGCAATGGACAACAGCATCGCCACAAACGGTGCCACCCACCATACCGCAAGGTCTGCACCATCAAGAACCGGCGCGCCCTCGCCGGCGGCAAATGAAGCTGACGTAGTGGTCAGCAAAATCGTGGCGACAAGCGCAAGCAAACGGATCAAGACATCCCCCAATGATTTCTCTCTGATCGCAAAACCGGCAGGCATACCTGAGGAAAGCCTTGGTTTTCGCTAATTCCAAGTGGGGAGCAAGTATGCCGAACGGGTCAGATCAAGCCAAGCCGAAACTCCCCGGAAAGCTATCCGGGTTTTTGTCCCGGCACCCATTTGGTTACCGAGACCGGACGCCCGGTCTGCGAGACCAGAAGTGTCGGGCGATCCGGATGCAACTGCTCGACGGGATCAGCCGCTTTCTTCTTTTTCTTCGGCTTGCGATTGAAGCGGCCGTAAAAGGCAATCATGTCATCAAGACTGATTTCCGCCCCCGGTGCACGCTTGAAAGCATTCAGAAAGGGGGCGTGCTTCATCAGCGTCTTCGACAGATGATCAGCCGAATGATGGCTATAGCGTTCCCAGATAGCATTCAGAAAGACTTCCGCCTCTTCCGGCAGCGGCCAGGTGTCGAAGTCAGGCCGGCCATTGGTGAAGGCCCGGTAGACATTCGGTTCGATCGGTCCGAGATGGTCTGCAACGAAAATGGAGGGCATCAGTTTGCGTCCGCCATTATCCACGGCATAGAACGCCTGAGAAACATAGAGCAGGCGGTGCAGTTTCTGTGGTTGCAGATAGCTGTTGTCCTGCAAGGCCCGGTCTGTGAACCAGATGGCGACATCAAAGCTGGAATCGGCTGCAGACGGCATTTTCCCTCACGCCAGGAAACAGTTACTCCCCGGTTCTAG contains these protein-coding regions:
- the prpB gene encoding methylisocitrate lyase, which translates into the protein MNTWLDRPASTKRPGDQLAELLQKPGILRAPGAHNAMAGLLAQEAGFDCLYLSGAAVTASMGLPDLGILTMEELCAATRQIHRATDLPIIVDGDTGYGEALNAMRLVRELESAGAAAVQIEDQILPKKCGHLNDKRLASAEEMAAKVSAAVRARTDLRIIARTDAAAESFDEAVRRARLYVEAGADIIFPEALGTREAFRAFADAMPGTPLLANMTEFGRTPYMTGAEFEAMGYQIVIWPVSSLRVAAKAMQQLYGGLKQADGTEPALDRMQSRAELYETIGLNDYEALDASIARSIAPDTPAT
- a CDS encoding DUF192 domain-containing protein: MNCYAERRFAGIAMSLAVILVLTLVQTAAAFETSSLSIRSGDKTHSFTVELARTAAERSRGLMFRESMAPDAGMLFDFGRVARQAMWMKNTYLPLDMLFIRNDGTIHHIQQRTQPQSENIIPSNGRVRAVLELNGGTVERLGIRVGDLVEHPMFTDK
- a CDS encoding acetoin utilization protein AcuC translates to MLPQAAGADAAARPVLIASEIYRNSSYGSKHPLGIARVSAALDLCHAAGWIAPDQYVDSPRATPQQLARFHHPDYIAAVMRAEAEQSLPEELAERYHIGRFGNPIYPEVFRRPATSCGAGILAAQMLRRGGVVHSLAGGTHHGRPDRASGFCYFNDPVLAILQMLDDGLERIFYLDIDAHHGDGVQDAFADDDRVFTFSIHEANRWPRSGPVSDRAGGMARNAAVPAELNDTEFQTLIEGAVLPLCDDFSPEAIVLQCGVDGLADDPQSRMKLSNNAHWNVVSQMMGRAPRLLVLGGGGYNPWSVARAWAGVWATLNGHDIPDRLAEPAQAVLRSLTWQKLGLGDPPDHWLDRLRDADNHGPVRSEITEIINELLR
- a CDS encoding sodium:proton antiporter, whose product is MPAGFAIREKSLGDVLIRLLALVATILLTTTSASFAAGEGAPVLDGADLAVWWVAPFVAMLLSIAVFPLAAPHFWHDNFGKISGFWALAFLGPFALVYGFDIALFEIIHTLFLEYIPFIILLLSLFTVAGGVRLKGSLVGSPVVNTGILAFGTLIASWMGTTGAAMLLIRPLLRANENREHNVHVVVFFIFLVANIGGSLTPLGDPPLFLGFLKGVSFFWPTTHMFLPMLFVSAILLVVFFLLDSYLYRKESTPPADASAPGEGEKFGIEGGFNILLLGGIVAAVLMSGSWKPGISISIYHTPVELQNILRDLLLLAIAVASWVITSRESREANGFSWFPIVEVGKLFIGIFLTMIPAIAILKAGRDGALSDVISLVTNDAGEPVNVAYFWLTGVLSSFLDNAPTYVVFFNTAGGDAQQLMGPMSQTLLAISAGAVFMGANTYIGNAPNFMVRSIAEDRGIKMPSFFGYMGWSLIFLVPVFGLVTLVFF